A part of Capsicum annuum cultivar UCD-10X-F1 chromosome 6, UCD10Xv1.1, whole genome shotgun sequence genomic DNA contains:
- the LOC107873676 gene encoding zinc finger CCCH domain-containing protein 32 — protein MEMYGGSQSDQQPEWVPVGPETGLEESMRRLGLWSNEGYPERSGTPNCSFYMRTGSCGYGAQCRYNHPPDLTSVGVVPLERSEYPERIGEPICQYYLRTATCKYGASCKFHHPRNLGGSLSNVPLNEYGYPLRPEERVCSYYLKTGQCKFGLTCKFHHPNPAEVSAPVTARPFYPTVPSLPAPLEETRPQLLPSSYVPGTYGPVLLHPGLATVQNWSTYSAPGSLALSQLASSTPAIAAPYSSLHLADGPSSSALQEKHFPERPGQRVCQYYMQTGDCKFGSSCKFHHPADWSPSKTDCAVNSLGLPLRPGVQPCSFFMQRGFCKFGGTCKFDHPMGTVRDSSSASSLPDIPNAPYMSSPE, from the exons ATGGAGATGTATGGTGGATCACAATCTGATCAGCAGCCAGAATGGGTACCTGTTGGACCGGAAACCGGTCTAGAAG AATCAATGAGGAGGTTGGGGTTATGGAGCAATGAAGGGTACCCGGAAAGGTCCGGGACACCTAATTGTTCCTTCTATATGCGTACGGGGTCTTGTGGATATGGTGCTCAATGTCGGTATAATCATCCTCCTGATTTAACCTCT GTTGGTGTTGTGCCGTTGGAAAGAAGTGAATATCCAGAACGAATAGGAGAGCCTATATGTCAG TACTATCTAAGAACAGCGACCTGTAAATATGGTGCATCGTGCAAGTTCCACCATCCAAGAAACTTGGGTGGATCTTTGAGCAATGTACCACTAAATGAATATGGATACCCATTACGCCCG GAGGAAAGAGTATGCTCCTATTATTTGAAAACGGGGCAATGCAAATTTGGTTTAACATGTAAATTCCATCATCCTAACCCTGCTGAGGTATCAGCGCCAGTAACTGCACGGCCATTTTATCCGACAGTGCCGTCTCTTCCTGCACCTCTTGAAGAAACGAGGCCTCAACTCTTACCTAGTTCTTATGTACCTGGTACTTACGGTCCAGTTCTGCTTCACCCAGGATTAGCGACCGTTCAGAACTGGAGCACTTATTCG GCACCGGGAAGTCTTGCACTATCACAACTAGCATCTTCGACACCTGCCATTGCAGCACCTTACTCCTCGTTACACTTAGCTGATGGCCCGTCAAGCAGTGCATTGCAGGAAAAGCATTTTCCTGAAAGACCAGGCCAACGAGTATGTCAATATTACATGCAAACGGGGGATTGTAAATTTGGATCATCATGTAAGTTTCATCATCCTGCCGACTGGAGTCCATCAAAGACAGATTGCGCTGTCAACTCCTTAGGCCTTCCTTTGCGCCCG GGGGTGCAGCCTTGTTCCTTCTTTATGCAAAGAGGATTCTGCAAATTCGGTGGCACTTGTAAATTCGATCATCCAATGGGAACAGTACGAGATAGTTCATCAGCTTCTTCTCTTCCTGATATACCGAATGCCCCTTACATGTCATCGCCAGAATAA
- the LOC107875178 gene encoding glutaredoxin-C11: protein MDRIGDLASKKAAVIFTKSSCFMCHSIKALFYDIGASPAIHELDQDPKGKEMEKALRSLGCNPSVPAVFIGGKFVGSSKDIISLQVDGSLKQMLIDAKAIWF, encoded by the coding sequence ATGGATAGAATAGGTGACTTGGCATCAAAGAAGGCAGCTGTAATATTCACAAAGAGTTCATGTTTTATGTGTCATAGTATTAAAGCATTATTTTATGACATTGGAGCAAGTCCAGCAATTCATGAACTTGATCAAGATCCAAAAGGGAAAGAAATGGAGAAAGCATTGAGAAGTTTAGGTTGTAATCCAAGTGTTCCTGCTGTTTTTATTGGTGGGAAATTTGTTGGATCATCTAAGGATATTATATCTTTACAAGTTGATGGATCACTTAAACAAATGCTTATTGATGCCAAAGCTATTTGGTTCTAA